One window of Enterobacter sp. RHBSTW-00175 genomic DNA carries:
- a CDS encoding fructosamine kinase family protein, producing the protein MWQAISHLLSEQLGEGEIELRNELPGGEIHAAWHLRYAGRDFFVKCDERELLPIFTAEADQLELLSRSKTVTVPQVWALGSDRDYSFLVMDYLPARPLDAHNAFILGQQLARLHQWSDQPQFGLDFDNDLSTTPQPNTWQRRWSTFFAEQRIGWQLELAAEKGLEFGNIDAIVEHVQQRLASHQPQPSLLHGDLWSGNCALGPDGPFIFDPACYWGDRECDLAMLPLHPEQPAQIYDGYQSVSPLPADFLQRQPVYQLYTLINRAILFGGEHLVNAQRALERVLAA; encoded by the coding sequence ATGTGGCAGGCTATCAGTCATCTTTTAAGTGAGCAACTGGGTGAAGGTGAAATTGAACTGCGTAACGAACTGCCAGGCGGAGAGATCCACGCCGCATGGCATTTACGCTACGCAGGACGTGATTTCTTCGTGAAGTGTGATGAACGGGAGCTTCTCCCTATCTTCACTGCCGAAGCCGACCAGTTAGAGCTATTATCTCGCAGCAAGACCGTAACAGTCCCTCAGGTCTGGGCGTTAGGCAGCGATCGTGACTACAGCTTTCTGGTCATGGATTATCTCCCTGCCCGTCCGTTAGATGCCCATAATGCCTTTATTCTTGGGCAGCAGCTGGCGCGTCTGCACCAGTGGAGCGACCAGCCCCAGTTTGGGCTAGATTTTGATAACGATCTCTCCACCACTCCGCAACCCAATACCTGGCAACGCCGCTGGTCAACCTTCTTTGCCGAACAACGTATCGGCTGGCAGCTTGAGTTGGCTGCGGAAAAAGGGCTGGAATTTGGCAATATCGACGCCATTGTTGAACATGTTCAGCAACGTCTTGCTTCGCATCAGCCGCAACCTTCGCTGCTGCATGGCGATTTATGGTCAGGAAACTGCGCGCTGGGTCCAGATGGGCCATTTATTTTCGACCCGGCCTGCTACTGGGGCGACCGAGAGTGCGACCTTGCCATGCTGCCTCTCCATCCTGAACAGCCTGCGCAAATCTACGACGGGTATCAGTCAGTTTCGCCACTCCCGGCAGACTTCCTACAGCGCCAGCCGGTTTACCAGCTTTACACCCTGATTAACCGTGCGATTTTGTTTGGCGGCGAGCACCTCGTGAATGCCCAGCGTGCGCTGGAGCGCGTACTGGCGGCATAA
- the ghoS gene encoding type V toxin-antitoxin system endoribonuclease antitoxin GhoS: MSSGDITRYVITVSFHDASLTELNEINNAFTRANFLLTLTDEEGNIHELGTLTFGLISALTIDEVSSLANSLIESATHKTAEIDVDTWENWQKKEQ, from the coding sequence ATGAGCAGTGGGGACATCACTCGCTACGTCATAACCGTTAGTTTTCATGATGCATCACTGACCGAACTCAATGAAATCAATAATGCCTTCACTCGCGCAAACTTTTTACTCACGCTGACGGATGAAGAAGGCAATATTCATGAGCTCGGCACGCTGACGTTTGGGCTGATAAGCGCGTTAACCATCGATGAGGTAAGCTCGCTGGCAAACAGCCTGATTGAAAGTGCCACCCACAAAACAGCCGAAATTGACGTAGACACCTGGGAAAACTGGCAAAAAAAAGAACAATAA
- the pfkB gene encoding 6-phosphofructokinase II, which translates to MVSIYTLTLSPSLDSATLTPQIYPEGKLRCSAPVFEPGGGGINVARAITHLGGKATAIFPAGGATGEHLVALLADEKVAVSTVNAQDWTRQNLHVHVTSSDEQYRFVMPGAKLSEDEFRQLEEKVLAIESGALLVISGSLPPGVKAERLTQLIRAAQLRGIRCIVDSSGEALQAALAPGQLELVKPNQKELSALVNRELTQPDDVRTAALELVRSGKALRVVVSLGPQGALAVDGSSFVQVVPPPMKSQSTVGAGDSMVGAMVLKLAQGASLLEMTRYGVAAGSAATINHGTRLCSLTDTQKIVDYLSRS; encoded by the coding sequence ATGGTTTCTATTTATACACTGACGCTCTCCCCTTCCCTCGACTCCGCCACCCTGACGCCGCAGATTTACCCGGAAGGTAAACTGCGCTGTAGCGCCCCTGTGTTTGAACCAGGCGGTGGCGGGATCAACGTGGCGCGGGCCATTACGCACCTCGGCGGAAAGGCAACGGCAATATTCCCCGCGGGCGGCGCTACCGGGGAGCATCTGGTCGCACTGCTGGCAGACGAAAAGGTCGCGGTTTCAACCGTTAATGCCCAGGACTGGACGCGACAGAACCTGCACGTTCACGTGACGTCCAGCGACGAACAGTACCGTTTTGTTATGCCTGGCGCGAAGCTCAGCGAAGATGAGTTTCGCCAACTCGAGGAAAAAGTCCTGGCTATTGAGAGTGGCGCATTGCTGGTCATTAGCGGCAGTCTGCCGCCTGGCGTCAAAGCGGAAAGACTGACGCAACTGATTCGGGCAGCGCAGTTGCGGGGGATCCGCTGTATTGTTGATAGCTCGGGTGAGGCGCTTCAGGCCGCTTTAGCGCCAGGGCAACTTGAGCTGGTCAAACCCAACCAGAAAGAGTTAAGTGCGCTGGTCAATCGCGAGCTCACCCAGCCTGACGATGTTCGTACCGCAGCGCTAGAACTGGTTCGCAGCGGCAAAGCCCTACGCGTGGTCGTGTCTCTTGGCCCACAAGGAGCATTAGCCGTTGATGGTTCCAGTTTTGTGCAGGTCGTCCCGCCGCCAATGAAAAGCCAGAGCACCGTGGGTGCTGGCGACAGCATGGTGGGAGCAATGGTGCTCAAACTCGCTCAAGGGGCCTCGCTACTTGAGATGACACGTTACGGTGTGGCGGCGGGTAGCGCGGCAACCATCAACCATGGTACGCGGTTGTGTTCCCTTACCGATACGCAAAAAATTGTGGATTACCTCTCCAGAAGTTAA
- a CDS encoding YdiY family protein codes for MKLLKTVPAALMLAGGVFASMNATADDTVFTVMDDPTTAQKPFEGNLNAGYLAQSGNTKSSSLTADSTLTWYGSNTAWSLWGNASNTSANDERSSEKYAVGGRSRYNMTDFDYLFGQASWLTDRYNGYRQRDIFTAGYGRQFLNGPVHSFRFEFGPGVRYDEYTDGDTKTQPLGYASGTYAWQMTDNTKFTQGVSVFGADDTTLNSETALNVAINEHFGLKVAYNVTWNSSPPDTAPDHTDRRTTISLGYKM; via the coding sequence ATGAAGCTTTTGAAGACAGTACCCGCTGCACTGATGCTGGCGGGTGGCGTGTTTGCGTCAATGAATGCGACCGCCGATGATACCGTTTTTACTGTCATGGACGATCCCACCACGGCGCAAAAGCCCTTTGAAGGTAACCTGAACGCCGGATATTTGGCGCAATCCGGTAACACGAAAAGTTCTTCGCTGACGGCGGACAGCACGCTGACCTGGTACGGCAGCAACACGGCCTGGTCCTTGTGGGGTAACGCCAGCAACACCTCCGCTAACGACGAACGCTCTTCCGAAAAATACGCAGTAGGTGGACGTAGCCGTTACAATATGACCGATTTCGACTACCTGTTTGGCCAGGCAAGCTGGTTAACCGACCGTTACAACGGCTATCGCCAGCGTGATATATTCACCGCAGGTTATGGTCGCCAGTTCCTGAACGGGCCTGTTCACAGCTTCCGTTTTGAATTCGGTCCAGGCGTACGTTATGACGAGTACACTGACGGCGATACCAAAACCCAACCGTTAGGCTACGCGTCTGGTACTTATGCCTGGCAGATGACCGACAACACCAAATTTACTCAGGGTGTTTCTGTATTCGGTGCCGATGATACAACGCTAAACTCCGAAACGGCGCTGAATGTCGCAATCAATGAACACTTTGGTTTAAAAGTGGCTTACAACGTGACCTGGAACTCTTCGCCTCCAGATACTGCACCGGATCATACCGACCGCAGAACCACGATTTCTCTGGGCTACAAAATGTAA
- the yniD gene encoding small membrane protein YniD, translated as MPTKRFAVKHWKMVLVLIAICGAMLLLRWAAMIWG; from the coding sequence ATGCCAACAAAACGATTTGCCGTGAAACACTGGAAAATGGTGCTGGTGTTAATTGCTATCTGCGGTGCGATGTTACTGTTGCGCTGGGCGGCAATGATCTGGGGCTAA
- the yncL gene encoding stress response membrane protein YncL: MRIYGRPCNVNTNKRENAPSVADRSTWYFRMSLHGVASWRSHYSRAELFLNRSLNLKGHNMNVSSRTVVILNILSATGLLLILAERFHWF; the protein is encoded by the coding sequence ATGCGGATTTACGGCAGGCCTTGCAATGTTAACACTAACAAAAGGGAGAATGCACCCTCTGTGGCAGACAGAAGTACCTGGTACTTTCGCATGAGTTTGCACGGGGTCGCTTCCTGGCGCTCGCATTACAGTCGTGCTGAGCTATTCTTGAACAGGTCCTTAAACCTTAAGGGGCACAACATGAACGTATCCAGTAGAACCGTAGTTATATTGAATATACTTTCAGCCACCGGTTTATTGTTGATTCTCGCCGAAAGATTCCACTGGTTCTGA
- the thrS gene encoding threonine--tRNA ligase, which yields MPVITLPDGSQRQYDHAVSPMDVALDIGPGLAKATIAGRVNGELVDASDLIEHDAKLSIITAKDEEGLEIIRHSCAHLLGHAIKQLWPNTKMAIGPVIDNGFYYDVDLDHTLTQEDIDALEKRMHELAESNYDVIKKKVSWHEARETFVKRGENYKVSILDENISHDDKPGLYHHEEYIDMCRGPHVPNMRFCHHFKLMKTAGAYWRGDSNNKMLQRIYGTAWADKKALSAYLQRLEEAAKRDHRKIGKQLDLYHMQEEAPGMVFWHNDGWTIFRELETFVRSKLKEYQYQEVKGPFMMDRVLWEKTGHWDNYKDAMFTTSSENREYCIKPMNCPGHVQIFNQGLKSYRDLPLRMAEFGSCHRNEPSGALHGLMRVRGFTQDDAHIFCTEDQVRDEVNACIRMVYDMYSTFGFEKIVVKLSTRPEKRIGSDETWDRAEADLAVALEENGIPFEYQLGEGAFYGPKIEFTLYDCLDRAWQCGTVQLDFSLPQRLSASYVGEDNERQVPVMIHRAILGSLERFIGILTEEFAGFFPTWLAPVQVVVMNITDSQADYVKELTQKLQNAGIRVKADLRNEKIGFKIREHTLRRVPYMLVCGDKEVEAGKVAVRTRRGKDLGSLDVSEVIEKLQQEIRSRSLQQLEE from the coding sequence ATGCCTGTAATTACTCTTCCTGATGGCAGCCAACGCCAATACGACCACGCTGTAAGCCCAATGGATGTGGCCCTGGACATCGGTCCTGGACTCGCGAAAGCGACCATTGCTGGCCGTGTAAATGGTGAGCTGGTTGATGCGTCTGATCTGATTGAACACGATGCGAAACTGTCAATCATCACTGCGAAAGACGAAGAAGGTCTGGAGATCATTCGTCACTCCTGTGCGCACCTGTTAGGTCATGCGATCAAGCAACTTTGGCCAAACACCAAAATGGCGATTGGCCCGGTTATCGACAACGGCTTCTACTATGACGTTGACCTTGACCACACCCTGACCCAGGAAGATATCGACGCGCTCGAAAAACGTATGCACGAGCTCGCTGAATCCAACTATGACGTCATTAAGAAGAAAGTCAGCTGGCACGAAGCGCGTGAAACCTTCGTGAAACGCGGCGAGAACTATAAAGTCTCTATTCTTGATGAAAACATCTCTCATGATGACAAGCCTGGCTTGTACCATCACGAAGAATACATCGACATGTGCCGTGGGCCGCACGTGCCGAACATGCGTTTCTGTCATCACTTCAAACTGATGAAGACAGCAGGCGCTTACTGGCGTGGCGACAGCAACAACAAGATGTTGCAGCGCATCTATGGTACCGCATGGGCAGATAAAAAAGCCCTGAGCGCCTACCTGCAACGCCTGGAAGAAGCCGCAAAACGCGACCACCGTAAAATCGGTAAGCAGCTTGACCTGTATCACATGCAGGAAGAAGCGCCGGGTATGGTGTTCTGGCATAACGATGGCTGGACTATTTTCCGTGAACTGGAAACTTTCGTGCGTTCCAAGCTGAAAGAATACCAGTACCAGGAAGTGAAAGGCCCGTTCATGATGGACCGTGTGCTGTGGGAAAAAACCGGCCACTGGGACAACTACAAAGATGCGATGTTCACCACCTCGTCTGAGAACCGTGAATACTGCATTAAGCCAATGAACTGTCCGGGTCACGTTCAGATCTTTAACCAGGGTCTGAAATCCTACCGCGATCTGCCGCTGCGTATGGCGGAATTCGGTAGCTGCCACCGTAACGAGCCATCAGGTGCGCTGCACGGTCTGATGCGTGTTCGTGGTTTTACTCAGGATGATGCGCATATCTTCTGTACGGAAGATCAGGTACGTGACGAAGTTAACGCCTGTATTCGTATGGTCTACGATATGTATAGCACCTTTGGCTTCGAGAAAATCGTCGTCAAACTCTCTACGCGTCCGGAAAAACGTATCGGTAGCGATGAGACATGGGATCGTGCAGAAGCGGACCTGGCCGTGGCGCTGGAAGAGAACGGTATTCCGTTCGAATATCAGCTTGGCGAAGGTGCCTTCTACGGCCCGAAAATTGAATTTACCCTGTATGACTGCCTCGATCGCGCATGGCAGTGCGGTACTGTACAGCTGGACTTCTCCCTGCCGCAGCGTTTAAGCGCCTCTTATGTTGGCGAAGACAACGAGCGTCAGGTACCGGTCATGATTCACCGTGCAATCCTCGGTTCTCTGGAGCGCTTCATCGGCATCCTTACCGAAGAGTTTGCTGGCTTCTTCCCAACCTGGCTTGCGCCAGTGCAGGTCGTAGTGATGAATATTACCGATTCTCAGGCTGATTACGTTAAAGAATTGACGCAGAAACTACAAAATGCGGGCATTCGCGTAAAAGCAGACTTGAGAAATGAGAAGATTGGCTTTAAAATCCGCGAGCACACTTTACGTCGTGTCCCGTATATGTTGGTCTGTGGTGATAAAGAGGTGGAAGCAGGCAAAGTTGCCGTTCGCACCCGCCGTGGTAAAGACCTGGGGAGCCTGGACGTAAGTGAAGTGATTGAGAAGCTGCAACAAGAGATTCGCAGCCGCAGTCTTCAACAACTGGAGGAATAA
- the infC gene encoding translation initiation factor IF-3, with protein sequence MKGGKRVQTARPNRINGEIRAQEVRLTDLEGEPLGIVSLREAIEKAEEAGVDLVEISPNAEPPVCRIMDYGKFLYEKSKSSKEQKKKQKVIQVKEIKFRPGTDDGDYQVKLRSLIRFLEDGDKAKITLRFRGREMAHQQIGMEVLNRVRDDLSELAVVESFPTKIEGRQMIMVLAPKKKQ encoded by the coding sequence ATTAAAGGCGGAAAACGAGTTCAAACGGCACGTCCGAATCGTATCAATGGCGAGATTCGCGCCCAGGAAGTTCGCTTAACAGATCTGGAAGGTGAGCCACTGGGGATTGTGAGTCTGAGAGAAGCGATCGAAAAAGCTGAAGAAGCTGGAGTAGATTTAGTTGAAATCAGCCCTAACGCCGAACCGCCAGTTTGTCGTATTATGGACTACGGCAAGTTCCTTTATGAAAAGAGTAAGTCTTCTAAGGAACAGAAGAAAAAGCAAAAAGTTATCCAGGTTAAGGAAATTAAATTCCGTCCTGGTACCGACGATGGCGATTATCAGGTAAAACTCCGCAGCCTGATTCGCTTTCTGGAAGATGGCGATAAGGCCAAAATCACACTGCGTTTCCGCGGTCGTGAGATGGCCCACCAACAGATTGGTATGGAAGTGCTTAACCGCGTCCGTGACGATCTGAGTGAACTGGCAGTAGTCGAATCCTTCCCTACGAAGATCGAAGGCCGCCAGATGATCATGGTGCTCGCTCCTAAGAAGAAACAGTAA
- the rpmI gene encoding 50S ribosomal protein L35, whose amino-acid sequence MPKIKTVRGAAKRFKKTGGGGFKRKHANLRHILTKKSTKRKRHLRPKGLVSKGDLGLVIACLPYA is encoded by the coding sequence ATGCCAAAAATTAAGACCGTACGCGGTGCTGCTAAGCGCTTCAAAAAAACCGGTGGTGGTGGATTTAAGCGTAAGCACGCAAACCTGCGTCATATTCTGACCAAAAAATCTACTAAACGTAAACGTCACCTGCGTCCAAAAGGCCTCGTGTCTAAAGGCGATCTGGGTCTGGTTATCGCGTGCCTGCCGTACGCATAA
- the rplT gene encoding 50S ribosomal protein L20 — protein MARVKRGVIARARHKKILKQAKGYYGARSRVYRVAFQAVIKAGQYAYRDRRQRKRQFRQLWIARINAAARQNGISYSKFINGLKKASVEIDRKILADIAVFDKVAFTALVEKAKAALA, from the coding sequence ATGGCTCGCGTAAAACGTGGTGTAATTGCTCGTGCACGTCACAAAAAAATTCTGAAACAAGCTAAAGGCTACTACGGTGCGCGTTCACGCGTATACCGCGTTGCCTTCCAGGCTGTTATCAAGGCTGGTCAGTACGCTTACCGTGACCGTCGTCAACGTAAGCGTCAGTTCCGTCAACTGTGGATTGCGCGTATCAACGCAGCAGCACGTCAGAACGGTATTTCTTACAGCAAATTCATCAACGGCCTGAAAAAAGCCTCTGTTGAAATCGACCGTAAGATCCTGGCTGACATCGCAGTATTCGACAAAGTAGCGTTCACCGCTCTGGTCGAAAAAGCGAAAGCAGCACTGGCGTAA
- the pheM gene encoding pheST operon leader peptide PheM translates to MNAAIFRFFFYFST, encoded by the coding sequence ATGAATGCTGCTATTTTCCGCTTCTTCTTTTACTTTAGCACCTGA
- the pheS gene encoding phenylalanine--tRNA ligase subunit alpha: MSHLAELVASATAAINQASDVAALDNVRVEYLGKKGHLTLQMTTLRELPAEERPAAGAVINEAKEQVQQALNARKSALENAALNARLAEETIDVSLPGRRIENGGLHPVTRTIDRIESFFGELGFTVATGPEIEDDYHNFDALNIPGHHPARADHDTFWFDATRLLRTQTSGVQIRTMKDQEPPIRIIAPGRVYRNDYDQTHTPMFHQMEGLIVDKNISFTNLKGTLHDFLNNFFEEDLQVRFRPSYFPFTEPSAEVDVMGKNGKWLEVLGCGMVHPNVLRNVGIDPEVYSGFAFGMGMERLTMLRYGVTDLRAFFENDLRFLKQFK, translated from the coding sequence ATGTCACATCTCGCAGAGCTGGTTGCCAGTGCAACGGCCGCCATTAACCAGGCCTCAGATGTTGCCGCGTTAGACAACGTCCGCGTCGAATATCTGGGTAAGAAAGGGCACCTGACCCTTCAAATGACTACCCTGCGTGAATTGCCAGCAGAAGAGCGTCCGGCAGCGGGTGCGGTGATTAACGAAGCTAAAGAGCAGGTACAGCAGGCACTGAATGCGCGTAAATCCGCGCTGGAAAATGCGGCACTGAACGCGCGTCTGGCTGAAGAAACCATCGATGTTTCACTGCCTGGTCGTCGTATTGAGAACGGCGGTCTGCACCCGGTTACCCGTACCATTGACCGTATTGAAAGTTTCTTCGGTGAGCTCGGCTTTACCGTGGCGACTGGCCCGGAAATCGAAGATGACTATCACAACTTCGATGCGCTGAACATTCCTGGCCATCATCCGGCACGCGCTGACCACGACACTTTCTGGTTCGATGCTACGCGTCTGTTGCGTACCCAGACTTCAGGCGTTCAGATCCGCACCATGAAAGATCAAGAGCCGCCAATTCGCATCATCGCGCCAGGCCGTGTTTATCGTAACGATTACGACCAGACGCACACCCCAATGTTCCACCAGATGGAAGGCCTGATCGTTGATAAAAACATCAGCTTTACCAACCTGAAAGGGACGCTGCACGACTTCCTGAATAACTTCTTTGAAGAAGATTTGCAGGTACGTTTCCGTCCGTCCTACTTCCCGTTCACCGAACCTTCTGCGGAAGTTGACGTGATGGGTAAAAACGGCAAATGGCTGGAAGTGCTGGGCTGCGGTATGGTGCACCCAAATGTTCTGCGTAATGTCGGCATTGATCCTGAAGTCTACTCTGGCTTTGCCTTCGGTATGGGCATGGAGCGTCTGACCATGCTGCGCTATGGCGTAACCGATTTGCGCGCATTTTTCGAAAACGATCTGCGTTTCCTCAAACAGTTTAAATAA
- the pheT gene encoding phenylalanine--tRNA ligase subunit beta, translating to MKFSELWLREWVNTSLDSEALSNQITMAGLEVDGVEPVSGAFNGVVVGEVVECGQHPNADKLRVTKVNVGGERLLDIVCGAPNCRQGLKVAVATVGAVLPGDFKIKAAKLRGEPSEGMLCSFSELGISDDHNGIIELPLDAPIGTDIREYLKLDDNTIEISVTPNRADCLGIIGVARDVAVLNQTELNAPEIAPVAATITDTLPIQVEAADACPRYLGRVVKGINVKAPTPLWMKEKLRRCGIRSIDAVVDVTNYVLLELGQPMHAFDKDRIEGGIVVRMAKEGETLVLLDGSEAKLNADTLVIADHGKALAMGGIFGGEHSGVNDETQNVLLECAFFSPLSITGRARRHGLHTDASHRYERGVDPALQYKAMERATRLLIDICGGDAGPVIDVTNEATLPKRATITLRRSKLDRLIGHHVEDAQVSEILKRLGCDVTEGQDEWKAVAPSWRFDMEIEEDLVEEVARVYGYNNIPDAPVQAGLVMGSHREADLSLKRVKTMLNDKGYQEVITYSFVDPKVQQWIHPAQEALILPSPISSEMSAMRLSLWTGLLGTIVYNQNRQQNRVRIFESGLRFVPDNQANLGIRQDLMLAGAISGNRYEEHWDLAKGTVDFYDMKGDLEAILDLTGKLSEIEFRAESIPALHPGQSAAIYLDGKRVGFIGVVHPELERKLDLNGRTIVFELEWNPVADRVIPQAQDVSRFPANRRDIAVVVAENVPAADILVECKKVGVNQVVGVNLFDVYRGKGVAEGFKSLAISLILQDTSRTLEEEEIAATVAKCVEALKERFQASLRD from the coding sequence ATGAAATTCAGTGAACTGTGGTTACGCGAATGGGTGAACACCTCTCTCGATAGCGAAGCGCTTTCCAACCAAATCACCATGGCAGGCCTGGAAGTTGACGGCGTTGAGCCAGTGTCAGGTGCCTTTAACGGTGTGGTTGTAGGGGAAGTGGTCGAATGTGGTCAGCATCCTAATGCAGACAAACTGCGCGTAACAAAAGTGAACGTGGGCGGCGAACGCCTGCTGGATATCGTCTGTGGCGCGCCAAACTGCCGTCAGGGGCTGAAGGTTGCTGTGGCAACTGTTGGTGCGGTACTGCCAGGTGATTTCAAAATCAAAGCCGCAAAACTGCGCGGTGAGCCGTCAGAAGGGATGCTGTGTTCTTTCTCTGAGCTGGGTATTTCCGACGATCACAACGGCATTATTGAGCTGCCGCTGGATGCGCCAATCGGTACTGATATTCGCGAATACCTGAAACTCGATGACAACACCATCGAAATCAGCGTGACTCCGAACCGTGCAGATTGCCTGGGTATTATCGGCGTAGCGCGCGATGTTGCTGTGCTGAACCAGACCGAACTGAATGCGCCAGAAATTGCCCCGGTTGCTGCCACCATCACCGACACTCTGCCGATTCAGGTTGAAGCCGCCGATGCGTGCCCGCGTTATCTGGGTCGTGTCGTGAAAGGCATTAATGTTAAAGCGCCAACCCCACTGTGGATGAAAGAGAAGCTGCGTCGTTGCGGCATTCGCTCCATTGATGCGGTTGTAGACGTAACTAACTACGTTCTGCTGGAGCTGGGCCAGCCAATGCACGCGTTCGATAAAGATCGTATCGAAGGCGGTATCGTTGTGCGTATGGCGAAAGAGGGCGAAACTCTGGTTCTGCTGGACGGCAGCGAAGCAAAACTGAACGCTGACACCCTGGTGATTGCGGATCATGGTAAAGCGCTGGCGATGGGCGGCATCTTCGGTGGCGAACATTCCGGTGTGAATGACGAAACGCAGAACGTGCTGCTGGAATGCGCCTTCTTCAGCCCGCTGTCTATCACGGGCCGTGCACGTCGCCATGGCCTGCATACCGACGCCTCTCACCGTTATGAGCGTGGTGTTGATCCGGCACTGCAATACAAGGCAATGGAGCGTGCAACGCGCCTGTTGATCGATATCTGTGGCGGCGATGCTGGCCCGGTTATTGATGTCACAAACGAAGCCACTCTGCCGAAACGCGCAACCATCACCCTGCGCCGCAGCAAGCTGGATCGTCTGATTGGCCACCATGTGGAAGATGCGCAGGTTAGCGAGATTCTTAAACGTCTGGGCTGCGACGTCACCGAAGGTCAGGACGAGTGGAAGGCTGTTGCGCCATCATGGCGTTTCGATATGGAAATCGAAGAAGACCTGGTGGAAGAAGTGGCGCGTGTTTACGGCTACAACAACATCCCAGACGCGCCGGTACAGGCTGGTCTGGTGATGGGCTCTCACCGTGAAGCCGACCTGTCCCTGAAGCGTGTGAAAACCATGCTCAACGACAAAGGTTACCAGGAAGTGATCACCTATAGCTTCGTTGATCCGAAGGTACAGCAGTGGATCCACCCGGCTCAGGAAGCGCTCATCCTGCCAAGCCCAATTTCAAGCGAAATGTCAGCGATGCGTCTGTCCTTGTGGACGGGTCTGCTCGGGACTATCGTTTATAACCAGAATCGTCAGCAAAACCGCGTGCGCATTTTCGAGAGTGGATTGCGCTTTGTACCAGATAATCAGGCAAATTTAGGCATCCGTCAGGATCTCATGCTGGCTGGCGCCATTAGCGGCAACCGCTATGAAGAACACTGGGACCTGGCAAAAGGGACGGTTGATTTCTACGATATGAAGGGCGATCTGGAAGCGATTCTCGATCTGACCGGTAAATTATCTGAAATTGAATTCCGTGCGGAATCCATCCCGGCCCTGCATCCAGGCCAGAGTGCTGCCATTTATTTAGATGGCAAACGCGTTGGTTTCATTGGTGTTGTTCACCCTGAGCTGGAGCGCAAACTGGATCTGAATGGCCGTACCATCGTGTTCGAGCTGGAGTGGAACCCGGTTGCAGACCGCGTCATTCCTCAGGCGCAGGATGTTTCACGCTTCCCGGCGAACCGCCGTGATATCGCGGTTGTGGTCGCTGAAAACGTTCCCGCAGCAGATATTTTGGTCGAATGTAAGAAAGTTGGCGTAAATCAGGTAGTTGGCGTAAACTTATTTGACGTGTACCGCGGCAAGGGCGTAGCAGAAGGTTTCAAGAGCCTCGCTATCAGCCTTATCCTTCAGGATACCAGCCGTACACTCGAAGAAGAGGAGATTGCCGCTACCGTCGCCAAATGTGTAGAGGCATTAAAAGAGCGATTCCAGGCCTCATTGAGGGATTGA
- the ihfA gene encoding integration host factor subunit alpha, protein MALTKAEMSEYLFDKLGLSKRDAKELVELFFEEIRRALENGEQVKLSGFGNFDLRDKNQRPGRNPKTGEDIPITARRVVTFRPGQKLKSRVENATPKAE, encoded by the coding sequence ATGGCGCTTACAAAAGCTGAAATGTCAGAATATCTGTTTGATAAGCTTGGGCTTAGCAAACGGGATGCCAAAGAGTTGGTAGAGTTGTTTTTCGAAGAGATCCGTCGCGCTCTGGAAAACGGCGAGCAGGTAAAACTCTCCGGTTTTGGCAATTTTGATTTGCGAGACAAAAACCAACGTCCGGGCCGCAACCCGAAGACGGGGGAAGATATTCCCATTACAGCCCGCCGCGTGGTGACCTTCAGACCCGGCCAGAAGTTAAAAAGCCGTGTCGAAAACGCAACGCCCAAAGCAGAGTAA